A DNA window from Penaeus vannamei isolate JL-2024 chromosome 5, ASM4276789v1, whole genome shotgun sequence contains the following coding sequences:
- the LOC113823395 gene encoding uncharacterized protein encodes MQVLKDLYEDYTKPHSLGGIQALLDAARTQLGKDNITQSDVKNALSSQRVYTLHRHTRKKFPRRQTMAIGPRKILTCDLADMRNLSRQNDKTNYLLVCVDVFSRYMQVRPLKSKNKTEVASALKSVLNTEDAKGLTHLFTDAGREFVNNTVNGLLREHKMQWYTTHSKEIKASIAERHIRTLKERIYKYLTLKDTLRYIDVLPDIVLAYNERAHAGLKGAAPLDVHRHYTRAQCQRLFRQMYARSLNVHIKKDLSHASNQNIKVGDTVRIAARSRTDAFRKGYEIQNTEEIFKIRQIDNRQNIVGYYLEDLSGEEVQGLFYREELVPTSLPSVYPYKILSSRWNRNKKQREYLVRWIGYPDKFNSYITIDDMQPAP; translated from the coding sequence ATGCAAGTTCTAAAGGACTTGTATGAAGACTATACAAAGCCCCACAGCTTAGGTGGAATACAAGCGCTGTTAGACGCCGCTCGCACGCAATTAGGAAAGGATAATATTACACAATCGGATGTGAAAAATGCTTTGTCATCACAGCGTGTGTATACTCTTCACAGACATACTCGCAAAAAATTCCCGCGTCGCCAAACAATGGCTATAGGACCTCGCAAAATCTTAACGTGTGATCTGGCAGACATGCGAAACTTATCAAGACAAAACGATAAAACCAACTATTTGctcgtgtgtgtagatgtgtttaGTCGTTATATGCAAGTAAGACCCTTAAAGAGTAAAAACAAGACGGAGGTTGCGAGCGCACTAAAATCGGTGTTAAATACTGAGGATGCTAAAGGTTTAACTCACCTCTTCACCGATGCAGGGCGAGAGTTTGTAAATAATACAGTGAACGGCTTACTGCGCGAACATAAGATGCAGTGGTATACCACGCATTCGAAGGAAATAAAGGCTAGCATTGCAGAGAGACACATCAGAACCCTCAAggaacgcatatataaatatttaacctTAAAAGATACGCTGAGGTATATCGACGTTCTCCCGGATATTGTTTTAGCCTATAATGAGCGCGCGCACGCGGGTTTGAAAGGCGCCGCGCCACTGGACGTGCACCGCCATTACACGCGGGCGCAGTGTCAACGTCTCTTTCGACAAATGTATGCTCGTTCATTGAATGTGCATATAAAAAAGGACCTATCGCATGCTAGCAATCAGAATATAAAGGTTGGGGACACTGTGCGCATCGCAGCGCGCTCTCGTACCGACGCATTTCGCAAGGGATATGAAATACAAAATACGGAGGAGATATTTAAAATTCGACAGATTGACAATCGTCAGAACATAGTCGGGTATTATCTGGAAGATTTAAGCGGTGAAGAAGTCCAAGGTTTGTTTTATCGAGAGGAGCTCGTCCCGACATCACTGCCAAGTGTTTACCCGTACAAGATCCTGTCATCGAGGtggaacagaaataaaaagcagAGAGAATATCTTGTTCGCTGGATTGGATATCCCGACAAATTCAATTCATACATTACGATTGATGACATGCAGCCTGCACCATGA
- the LOC113802880 gene encoding uncharacterized protein, with protein MANIKLHCQLCGKKLSNNHLCLLCSGCNQHIPSARLHYHRQQCIRAGAGKGSKGSKIATHRSSHTTPGNLQQDLPIQQVSTRPLSPLPGPSRSITPQPGPSRILSPQPGPSRSITAQPEISRARVNRKYYESDSDVISDKEEEEDNIVETPHIISRGELFQGAAVRLGFSIPNQDQPSPSDYLRRNQDYFTDVLQIHRSTLGCPPPSTKSFTGFNITLSKIDFTTGNVMHIEKDITLCSYAISSEDECRRAVCGWAEEAEAKLEEWLSDEGSGLDLESINAHDITISHLLVPQAIGRHVAYPEDVRGGHYIFNPTGNTDCVIRSLAAGKWLAAGRSKNNLHRAVNTPAKCARLIKHDAEKLPTSWETLGELERDNSLSIYVYTLEKTNIFHEKYAILQVRKGREDIKERLRLHLLLLKNEHACLITDFNKYMDVFTMRGRNVHKHFCRTCFSSFPDQRSAESHMLECEMPTKITYPVQGSKLAFVNYGKAFAPSHMCIYDFEAFMDKTGGGERCIAQHKACAYSYIIIDRQGEVVDSFLYQGADAATHFVENLSNKWADIVKNMPYHPLHMSNEDEEAFKKAEMCEMCNQKFPTHQQKHRHHDHTKDRMNYIGAYCARCNLQMKNHRTAIPCLAHNHSYDLGLILKEMQVNTKIKILTKQGLRYHSVELNNLKFLDSLAFMNASLSSLAKTHIESSRSLRYSKHILRHLPDEAQSLLLTGKGIFPYEYLDDLKKLEETSLPPIEKFYSSLTGETVTEEEYAHALKVWNAAGCRTLGDYLECYLRTDVGLLADVITEWRSMLAEKYDLDIVNYVSLPGYAYDAFLKMTKTNLELISDPELARKIEQSVRGGLTTCVRPLTVAKNSLVNPHHDPQKESSTYILYLDFNSLYATVMSEKLPYGNIRKLPPREKSEFIASGLTNHDESGDVGHWVVADLRVPPEVARKTDDLPLLIHHMNIRNQDISPYNKQLLASQNRRLPRKNQKLVASHLPQKDHLILLKHLQLLIDLGVEVERVSDVYEFSQREFLSPFIHENIKARREATDKAQQLCFKTLSNSVFGRCLMNPLKRLERASMVCNASSFLKKIRSPFFKRFIPLAPNRVITISRAKTVSMAYPQYVGFTILELAKLKLYNFYYKVLKTHYGDRVQLCYSDTDSYILSVETDDIYKELSLSPLKEWIDTSNFSHDHPLYNQSVKGKLGLLKSETGEIPIKEAICLKPKTYSLLLNSDQTSAGAKGICRAEKRRLKHDNFRRILHEKEVHFFKQVSITNVGGQMMTTQMKKRGLSLYDDKRWYVNAYKSLAYGHPDIKHLSEAAESEEGEEETRGEFVRDVATGASESEKEEGEGEEEEGEEEAETVVTTTITTTGEERLSHLWRKREYLRHLHFPSVVHNNYNNNIRRQRSGNPRPRKRRKTQTGNPFIEEAEENSDDDFI; from the exons ATGGCTAACATCAAGCTTCACTGCCAGCTCTGTGGAAAGAAGCTGTCCAACAACCACCTTTGCTTGCTGTGCTCAGGTTGCAACCAACACATTCCCTCAGCAAGGCTGCATTACCACCGTCAACAATGCATTCGAG CAGGTGCTGGAAAGGGGTCTAAAGGTTCTAAGATCGCCACTCACCGATCGTCACATACCACACCAG GGAACCTACAGCAGGACCTTCCCATACAACAAGTCTCGACtcgccccctctcacccctacccggTCCGTCCAGGTCTATTACACCGCAACCGGGACCATCGCGGATTCTCTCGCCCCAACCCGGGCCGTCCAGGTCTATTACAGCACAACCGGAAATATCGCGTGCTCGTGTGAATAGAAAATATTATGAAAGTGACAGTGATGTTAttagtgataaagaagaagaagaagataatattGTAGAGACGCCGCATATTATCTCCAGGGGGGAATTATTTCAAGGGGCAGCCGTAAGGCTCGGCTTCAGCATTCCTAACCAAGACCAGCCATCTCCGTCTGATTACCTGCGCAGAAATCAAGATTATTTTACAGATGTCTTACAAATTCACCGCTCCACACTCGgatgccctcccccttccacgaAATCATTTACAGGGTTTAATATTACCCTCTCCAAGATAGACTTCACTACCGGCAATGTCATGCATATTGAAAAAGATATCACACTGTGCAGTTATGCAATATCTAGCGAAGACGAGTGTAGAAGAGCTGTATGCGGATGGGCAGAGGAAGCAGAAGCTAAACTAGAAGAGTGGTTATCAGATGAGGGAAGCGGACTCGATCTTGAATCCATTAATGCTCACGACATTACGATATCACATCTTCTAGTTCCCCAAGCAATTGGACGACATGTGGCATATCCTGAAGATGTTCGAGGGGGTCATTATATCTTCAACCCAACAGGTAACACAGACTGTGTCATACGATCCCTCGCGGCCGGAAAATGGCTAGCAGCTGGACGCTCAAAAAATAATCTACACAGAGCAGTCAACACTCCGGCTAAATGTGCGCGCCTTATTAAACATGACGCGGAAAAACTCCCCACCAGCTGGGAAACAttgggagaattagagagagacaatagtctctctatttatgtctatacCCTTGAAAAAACGAACATATTTCACGAAAAATATGCCATATTAcaggtgagaaaaggaagagaagacatcAAGGAGCGACTGCGTCTTCACCTACTTCTTCTTAAAAATGAGCACGCCTGTCTAATAACAGACTTTAATAAGTACATGGACGTATTTACCATGAGAGGCAGGAACGTTCACAAGCACTTTTGTCGCACATGTTTCTCTTCGTTTCCCGATCAGAGATCAGCCGAATCTCACATGTTAGAATGTGAGATGCCAACAAAGATCACTTACCCGGTGCAGGGGAGTAAACTCGCCTTCGTGAATTATGGGAAAGCATTTGCACCATCACACATGTGTATCTACGACTTTGAAGCCTTCATGGACAAgactggtggaggggagagatgtaTAGCACAGCACAAAGCCTGTGCCTACAGCTATATCATAATAGACAGACAAGGTGAAGTAGTAGATAGTTTTCTATATCAGGGTGCCGACGCTGCCACGCACTTTGTTGAGAATCTGTCTAACAAATGGGCGGACATTGTAAAAAACATGCCTTATCATCCTCTCCACATGTccaacgaagatgaagaagcttTTAAGAAGGCCGAAATGTGCGAAATGTGCAACCAAAAATTTCCCACACATCAACAAAAGCACAGACACCACGACCATACTAAAGATCGGATGAACTACATTGGTGCTTATTGCGCTCGCTGTAACCTCCAGATGAAAAATCATCGCACAGCTATCCCCTGTCTGGCTCATAATCACTCTTACGACCTCGGGCTCATTCTGAAAGAAATGCAAGTTAACACAAAAATCAAAATTCTTACGAAGCAAGGGCTTCGATATCACTCTGTGGAACTAAACAACCTGAAATTCCTCGATAGCTTAGCTTTTATGAACGCAAGCCTAAGCTCTCTCGCCAAAACTCATATTGAAAGCAGCCGCTCACTCAGGTATTCCAAGCATATCTTACGTCATTTGCCAGACGAAGCTCAGTCGCTGCTTCTAACGGGAAAGGGTATTTTTCCGTATGAGTACTTGGATGACCTGAAAAAGCTCGAAGAGACCAGCCTCCCCCCTATTGAAAAGTTTTATAGCTCCCTCACAGGTGAGACGGTTACGGAGGAGGAGTATGCTCATGCACTAAAAGTCTGGAATGCAGCCGGGTGTCGTACTTTAGGTGATTATTTAGAGTGCTACCTGAGGACTGATGTGGGTTTGCTAGCCGATGTGATTACAGAGTGGAGGTCTATGCTTGCTGAAAAGTACGATCTGGATATAGTTAACTATGTCAGTCTTCCCGGATATGCATACGATGCATtcctaaaaatgacaaaaacaaacctTGAGCTTATATCCGATCCAGAATTAGCCCGCAAAATTGAGCAATCTGTGAGAGGGGGACTGACAACATGTGTTCGCCCTCTCACGGTAGCAAAGAACTCCCTTGTTAATCCGCACCATGACCCACAAAAGGAAAGTAGCACCTACATACTTTACCTTGATTTCAACAGCTTGTATGCCACGGTAATGTCTGAGAAATTACCATACGGCAATATCCGGAAATTACCGCCCCGTGAAAAGTCCGAGTTCATTGCATCGGGGTTAACCAACCACGACGAAAGCGGTGATGTTGGGCACTGGGTAGTGGCTGATCTCAGAGTTCCACCCGAAGTTGCGAGGAAGACAGACGACTTGCCCCTCCTCATTCATCACATGAACATAAGAAATCAGGACATTTCCCCTTATAACAAACAACTTCTAGCATCGCAGAACAGGCGTTTACCACGCAAAAACCAAAAGCTTGTGGCTTCACATCTTCCGCAGAAGGACCACCTCATTTTACTGAAACATTTGCAGCTTTTAATTGacttgggggtggaggtggagcgaGTAAGCGATGTGTACGAATTCTCCCAACGTGAATTTTTATCGCCTTTTATTCACGAAAATATTAAGGCGCGCAGGGAAGCCACCGATAAAGCACAACAGTTGTGCTTCAAGACGCTTTCAAACAGTGTCTTTGGGCGGTGTTTAATGAACCCTCTAAAAAGACTAGAACGTGCTAGTATGGTGTGCaatgcttcttcttttctcaaaAAGATTCGAAGCCCATTCTTCAAAAGATTCATCCCCTTAGCTCCAAACAGAGTGATAACCATTTCAAGGGCAAAAACTGTTAGTATGGCTTATCCGCAGTATGTTGGATTTACCATCTTGGAGCTGGCTAAATTGAAATTgtataacttttattataaagTTTTAAAGACTCATTACGGAGATCGTGTGCAGCTCTGTTACTCCGACACCGACAGCTATATCCTCTCTGTGGAGACAGATGACATTTATAAAGAATTGTCCTTATCTCCTTTGAAAGAGTGGATAGACACTTCTAATTTTAGCCATGACCATCCATTATACAACCAGTCTGTCAAGGGCAAACTTGGATTATTAAAATCTGAAACAGGGGAGATTCCGATAAAAGAGGCAATTTGCCTAAAGCCCAAGACTTATTCCTTGCTCCTAAATAGCGATCAAACATCCGCGGGTGCAAAGGGAATTTGTCGGGCTGAGAAGAGGAGGCTAAAACACGACAATTTCCGTCGCATTCTTCATGAAAAAGAAGTGCATTTCTTTAAACAGGTGAGCATTACCAACGTTGGAGGTCAAATGATGACCACGCAAATGAAAAAGCGCGGGCTGTCATTATACGATGATAAACGTTGGTATGTAAATGCCTATAAATCGCTAGCATATGGTCATCCAGACATTAAACACCTTTCCGAGGCGGCagagagcgaagagggggaggaggaaacgaggGGAGAATTCGTGCGCGATGTGGCAACCggcgcgagcgagagcgagaaggaggagggggagggggaggaggaggagggggaggaggaggccgagaccgtggtaacaacaacaataacaacaacaggagaGGAAAGATTAAGCCATCTATGGAGAAAACGAGAGTATCTCCGCCACCTTCACTTTCCGTCTGTTGtacacaacaactataataataacatcaggagGCAACGATCTGGCAACCCAAGACCGCGAAAGCGCAGAAAAACACAAACTGGGAACCCCTTCAtcgaggaagcagaggaaaatagtgatgatgactttATTTAA